The proteins below come from a single Halobacillus salinarum genomic window:
- a CDS encoding GNAT family N-acetyltransferase yields MPDQKEIFLREVQDRSDFLPLLLIGDESEEMVKEYMDTGDLYEIIFKGKVAGVCLFTYFDHHVVELKNIGILPEYRSRGLGKTVLHQACHLYKNKKMTEMIAGTANSSIENLAFYQKAGFQFAEIRKGFFLQYPEPIFENGIQAVDMILFKKGLKEE; encoded by the coding sequence TTGCCAGATCAAAAGGAGATCTTTCTCCGAGAAGTGCAGGATCGAAGTGATTTTCTGCCACTGCTTTTAATCGGAGACGAAAGTGAAGAAATGGTTAAAGAATATATGGATACAGGGGATCTTTATGAGATCATCTTTAAAGGAAAGGTAGCAGGCGTTTGTTTATTCACTTACTTCGATCATCATGTCGTCGAGTTAAAAAACATCGGAATTCTTCCTGAATATCGCAGTAGAGGGTTAGGCAAAACCGTGCTTCATCAAGCCTGTCACCTGTATAAAAATAAAAAAATGACAGAAATGATCGCAGGCACTGCAAATTCAAGTATCGAAAACCTTGCCTTTTATCAAAAGGCTGGATTTCAATTTGCTGAAATTCGTAAAGGTTTTTTTCTTCAATACCCTGAGCCGATTTTCGAAAATGGGATTCAAGCTGTCGATATGATTCTCTTTAAGAAAGGATTAAAGGAGGAGTAA
- a CDS encoding Gfo/Idh/MocA family protein, which yields MSRYKVVLAGCGSMANTWIDYTDQRNDVDIVGLVDVNLKTAKAFAEMRKADVPVFTKLREAIEQVQPDIVFDVTIPAAHKQVVTTALEAGCHVFGEKPMAESFEDAQSLVETAERTGKSYSVMQNRRYLKTIRALKELLSNNEIGETGSINADFFLAPRFGGFREEMASPLIMDMAIHTFDQARFITGADAVSVYCHEYNPPGSWYEGNASAVCIFEMSNGAVFTYRGSWSAIGMPTSWEAEWRITGSRGSACWDGSGLPAYEVMDETASEDFLVPVQKKESYPDWSGFEGHWGCLDEMFSAIEEKRRAETDCRDNIKSMQMVFAAMESAKLSKKIRL from the coding sequence ATGAGCAGATATAAAGTAGTGCTTGCCGGCTGCGGAAGCATGGCAAACACCTGGATCGACTATACCGATCAACGGAATGATGTAGACATTGTAGGGCTTGTAGATGTGAACCTTAAGACAGCAAAAGCGTTCGCTGAAATGAGAAAGGCCGATGTTCCTGTCTTTACTAAGCTGAGGGAGGCAATTGAACAAGTACAACCGGATATCGTTTTTGATGTGACCATCCCGGCAGCTCATAAACAGGTGGTAACGACTGCATTGGAAGCAGGGTGTCACGTATTTGGAGAAAAACCTATGGCAGAATCTTTTGAGGATGCGCAATCATTAGTAGAGACAGCTGAAAGAACAGGCAAAAGCTATTCCGTCATGCAGAATCGCAGATACTTAAAAACGATTCGTGCTTTGAAGGAATTGCTTTCAAATAATGAAATCGGAGAGACAGGATCCATCAACGCTGACTTTTTTTTAGCTCCGCGATTCGGAGGTTTCCGCGAAGAGATGGCAAGCCCTTTAATTATGGATATGGCCATCCATACGTTTGATCAGGCACGTTTTATTACCGGTGCGGATGCGGTCTCTGTTTACTGCCACGAATATAATCCGCCTGGTTCCTGGTATGAAGGCAATGCTTCGGCTGTTTGTATTTTTGAAATGAGCAATGGGGCAGTGTTCACTTATAGAGGCTCATGGAGTGCCATTGGCATGCCTACCTCCTGGGAAGCAGAATGGCGGATCACGGGAAGTCGTGGTAGTGCATGCTGGGATGGGAGTGGTCTTCCGGCTTATGAAGTCATGGATGAAACAGCATCCGAGGATTTTTTAGTGCCTGTACAGAAAAAGGAGAGCTATCCGGATTGGAGCGGCTTTGAAGGACATTGGGGTTGTCTGGACGAAATGTTTTCAGCGATTGAAGAAAAACGCAGGGCTGAAACGGACTGCCGAGACAACATTAAAAGCATGCAAATGGTATTTGCCGCGATGGAAAGTGCAAAGTTAAGCAAGAAGATAAGGCTATAA
- a CDS encoding DUF1259 domain-containing protein — translation MNDKLAICEQFGHIIGGKGKMENGVCSVNLHRKMKVFVQGRQSTSVLPAGAVFESMDNEGNALNLAEIAILQEEIPSFTQAAVQQGLIISALHNHWIFITPFILYIHLQSVEPPLSFAKKLRYALSHLTSYPVQQ, via the coding sequence ATGAACGATAAGCTTGCGATTTGTGAACAGTTTGGTCATATTATTGGTGGAAAAGGTAAAATGGAGAACGGGGTATGTTCTGTAAATTTACACAGAAAGATGAAGGTGTTCGTCCAAGGCAGGCAAAGTACGTCTGTATTACCTGCAGGAGCCGTTTTTGAATCGATGGACAACGAAGGAAATGCTCTTAATTTAGCTGAAATCGCTATTCTACAGGAAGAAATACCTTCATTCACTCAAGCGGCTGTCCAGCAAGGCTTAATCATCAGCGCCCTTCATAATCATTGGATTTTTATCACTCCTTTTATTTTGTATATTCATCTACAATCCGTAGAACCACCGCTTTCCTTTGCTAAAAAGCTCAGGTATGCTTTGAGTCACCTGACCAGCTACCCCGTTCAGCAATAA
- the mgrA gene encoding L-glyceraldehyde 3-phosphate reductase: protein MTYQAHKERYDRMQYNRCGRSGLLLPAISLGLWHNFGGVDTYENGRSMLRRAFDLGITHFDLANNYGPPPGSAEEMFGSLLKKDFAPYRDELIISSKAGYRMWDGPYGEWGSKKYLIASLDQSLKRMGLDYVDIFYSHRPDPDTPMEETIGALDQIVRQGKALYAGISSYSAPQTREAAEIAERLGTPILIHQPKYSMFDRWIEDGLQDALEENGIGSIAFCPLAQGLLTNKYLSGIPENSRAAKSTGALDESEVTPEVVQKLQQLNTMAADRGQSLAQMALAWALHQGRLTSVLIGASRVSQIEENVAALEKLDFQRDELDAIEDILN, encoded by the coding sequence ATGACTTATCAAGCACATAAAGAAAGATACGATCGGATGCAATACAATCGATGTGGACGATCAGGCCTGCTTTTACCGGCAATTTCATTAGGGCTGTGGCACAATTTCGGGGGAGTAGATACATACGAGAACGGCAGATCCATGCTCAGGCGGGCGTTTGATTTGGGGATCACTCATTTCGACCTTGCCAACAATTACGGTCCCCCGCCAGGATCAGCTGAGGAAATGTTCGGTTCACTGTTAAAAAAAGACTTTGCTCCATACCGGGACGAACTGATTATTTCTTCAAAAGCGGGCTATCGAATGTGGGACGGTCCCTATGGAGAATGGGGATCAAAAAAATACTTAATCGCTAGTCTTGATCAAAGTCTCAAACGCATGGGGCTTGATTATGTGGATATTTTTTATTCCCACCGGCCGGATCCTGACACCCCAATGGAAGAAACGATAGGAGCGCTGGACCAGATCGTGCGTCAGGGAAAAGCTTTGTATGCAGGAATTTCGAGCTATAGTGCCCCCCAGACAAGAGAGGCGGCAGAAATTGCTGAGCGGCTCGGGACACCTATTCTTATCCATCAGCCGAAATATTCGATGTTTGACCGCTGGATAGAGGATGGCCTGCAAGATGCGCTCGAGGAAAACGGAATCGGTTCTATTGCTTTCTGTCCTTTGGCTCAAGGCCTGTTAACGAACAAATACTTGTCCGGAATTCCTGAAAATTCACGAGCTGCAAAATCAACTGGGGCTCTGGATGAAAGTGAAGTAACTCCGGAGGTTGTGCAAAAGCTGCAGCAATTGAATACGATGGCAGCAGATAGAGGTCAGAGCCTTGCCCAAATGGCACTTGCCTGGGCGCTGCACCAGGGCAGGCTGACTTCTGTTTTAATAGGGGCAAGCCGTGTCAGTCAAATCGAAGAAAATGTGGCCGCTCTTGAAAAGCTTGATTTTCAGCGTGATGAGCTGGACGCGATCGAGGATATATTAAATTAA
- a CDS encoding lysine N(6)-hydroxylase/L-ornithine N(5)-oxygenase family protein, with protein MMDQQEKMHDLIGVGIGPFNLSLSALLDEIEDVSKVFFEQKEQFNWHPGMLIEGTKMQVPFIADLVTMADPTNKYSFLNYISKNDRMYQFYFLQRLDIPRREYNDYCQWVANQLESCRFNHRVTDIRHIKDNGEYFEVAVHDLAKDETSVYRARNLVMGTGSVPVMPKSFRGLPKQDVFHTADFLPNQERCRAANSVTVVGSGQSAAETFRELLKEQRDCGFRLDWITRSAGFASMEESKLSLEHFSPDYVNYFYQLPQHQKEEIFANQGLYYKGISNHTINDIYNLLYEYSIGQEELQVGLQVLSEVRDIQPKNEGNGYELTCYHWQKKEEFTHESDIVIAATGYKPYVPDFVHHLEDFLEWDDDGRYKVTSDYRLKKQKTTENEIYVHSGISHTHGVGSTNLGLSVHRNKVIINHLLGREVYPLPKQSIFQSFTV; from the coding sequence ATGATGGATCAACAAGAGAAAATGCATGATTTAATCGGGGTTGGAATAGGGCCGTTTAATTTGTCCTTGTCAGCTTTGCTTGACGAAATCGAAGATGTCAGCAAGGTTTTTTTCGAACAGAAGGAGCAATTTAATTGGCATCCAGGGATGTTAATTGAAGGTACAAAAATGCAAGTGCCGTTTATTGCGGATCTTGTAACGATGGCTGACCCTACCAACAAATACAGTTTTCTTAACTACATCAGTAAAAATGACAGAATGTATCAATTTTATTTTCTTCAGCGGCTCGACATCCCGCGCAGGGAATACAACGATTACTGTCAGTGGGTGGCAAACCAGCTTGAGAGCTGCCGGTTTAACCACAGGGTTACCGATATCAGGCATATAAAAGATAATGGAGAATATTTCGAAGTGGCTGTTCATGATCTTGCTAAAGATGAAACGTCTGTCTATCGGGCAAGGAATCTCGTCATGGGGACGGGGAGTGTACCGGTCATGCCTAAGTCGTTTAGAGGGCTTCCTAAACAGGATGTCTTTCATACAGCTGATTTCCTTCCTAATCAGGAGCGCTGCCGGGCGGCGAATTCTGTAACCGTTGTCGGTTCAGGACAAAGTGCGGCGGAGACTTTCCGTGAGCTTTTGAAGGAACAGCGGGATTGCGGATTCCGTTTAGATTGGATTACTCGTTCAGCGGGCTTTGCCTCGATGGAAGAATCCAAACTCAGCCTTGAACACTTTTCCCCGGATTATGTGAATTACTTTTATCAACTGCCTCAGCACCAGAAAGAGGAAATCTTTGCGAATCAAGGGCTTTATTATAAAGGCATCAGCAACCATACGATTAACGATATTTATAACTTGCTGTATGAGTATTCGATTGGTCAGGAAGAACTGCAAGTCGGCTTACAGGTACTCAGTGAGGTAAGAGATATTCAGCCTAAGAATGAGGGTAACGGCTATGAACTTACGTGTTATCATTGGCAAAAGAAAGAAGAATTTACACATGAAAGTGATATTGTCATAGCAGCCACCGGGTATAAGCCTTACGTGCCGGACTTTGTCCATCACCTTGAAGACTTCCTGGAATGGGATGATGACGGCCGCTACAAAGTGACGTCAGATTACCGTTTAAAGAAACAGAAAACGACAGAGAATGAGATTTATGTGCATAGCGGCATTTCCCATACACACGGGGTAGGCTCTACCAATTTAGGACTCTCTGTTCACCGTAATAAGGTGATCATTAATCATTTATTAGGGCGGGAAGTCTATCCACTTCCAAAACAAAGCATCTTCCAGTCCTTTACTGTTTAA
- a CDS encoding PspC domain-containing protein — protein MKKLYKSTSNHQLTGVLGGISELYNLDASLLRIIFVLSVIVTSGFTLLVYIAAAIIMPTDKEL, from the coding sequence ATGAAAAAGCTTTATAAGTCAACGAGCAACCACCAGCTTACAGGAGTGCTGGGAGGAATCAGCGAGCTGTATAATCTTGATGCAAGCCTCCTCCGAATCATATTTGTTCTCTCTGTTATTGTAACAAGCGGCTTCACACTGCTTGTTTATATTGCAGCGGCGATCATTATGCCAACAGATAAAGAATTATAA
- a CDS encoding GerAB/ArcD/ProY family transporter — MDNQTISPRQFMFLVMMYTIGSSILIIPTPATAQAKQDAWMSVILSILIGLLLMLFYSKIGSMMKGKTFVQGVIETFGGFFGRILCFFYLSFIYILAALVLRNIGDFMTTQIIPDTPLQFTHILFLLVVIWGAWLGIEAIGRTSEIFVPWIILLFCFLLAAVSPQIKVDNLQPMLGEGLTPVLGASTVVIGTPLLEMIILLMIFPYVKERKKAIHGWLLGVLLGGGVLVAITLLSILVLGSDLTSINNYPSYVIAEKINIAGFLEGLEIIVAIIWMLTIFFKLTILYYACTVGIAQFLKMENHRPLLFPIGIGIIVLSIIAYPNVAYYETFVKNTWFPYALTHGLVLPLFVWAGLSIKNRIRKKNTPSENGKQNQTNENQATT; from the coding sequence ATGGACAATCAAACGATCAGCCCCCGCCAGTTTATGTTTCTTGTGATGATGTACACCATAGGCAGTTCCATCCTCATTATTCCCACCCCGGCTACAGCCCAGGCGAAGCAGGACGCGTGGATGTCTGTTATCCTTTCTATACTCATCGGGTTGCTGCTGATGCTCTTCTATAGCAAAATTGGTTCAATGATGAAAGGAAAGACTTTCGTTCAAGGAGTAATAGAGACGTTCGGCGGTTTTTTCGGGCGTATCCTCTGTTTCTTTTACCTTTCATTCATCTATATTCTGGCGGCATTAGTGCTGCGGAATATCGGCGATTTTATGACGACACAAATCATTCCGGATACACCGCTGCAGTTTACACATATCCTGTTTCTTCTCGTTGTAATTTGGGGAGCTTGGCTTGGAATTGAAGCGATCGGGCGGACCTCTGAAATATTTGTACCATGGATCATCCTGTTATTTTGCTTTTTATTAGCCGCTGTATCTCCGCAAATCAAAGTAGATAATCTTCAGCCTATGCTTGGGGAAGGTTTGACACCTGTTTTAGGGGCTTCAACGGTTGTAATAGGAACTCCGCTATTAGAAATGATCATTTTACTAATGATTTTCCCTTACGTGAAAGAAAGAAAAAAAGCCATTCATGGTTGGCTTCTCGGTGTTTTATTGGGAGGCGGGGTTCTGGTTGCTATCACATTATTGAGTATTCTTGTGCTCGGCAGCGATCTTACGTCCATCAATAATTATCCAAGTTATGTAATTGCAGAGAAAATTAACATTGCAGGTTTTCTAGAAGGTTTGGAAATTATTGTCGCGATTATTTGGATGCTCACCATTTTTTTTAAGCTTACAATCCTTTACTATGCCTGCACCGTAGGAATTGCTCAATTTCTAAAAATGGAGAATCACCGTCCCTTACTGTTTCCGATTGGAATAGGAATCATCGTTCTTTCTATCATTGCTTATCCTAACGTGGCTTACTACGAAACATTCGTAAAAAATACGTGGTTTCCATATGCTTTGACCCATGGTTTAGTCCTTCCTTTATTCGTATGGGCCGGCCTCTCTATTAAAAACCGGATTCGAAAGAAAAACACCCCATCTGAAAATGGGAAACAAAATCAAACAAATGAGAATCAGGCAACTACTTAA
- a CDS encoding Ger(x)C family spore germination protein codes for MMWRKKCQLICMFIACVFLLTGCWNSRELDELAIAVSLGIDKNDDGEYMLSVQVINPSEIATDAPTTRPPVSTYTTTGKTLFEAFRRMTTKSPRQMYLSQLRLLIFGDKIAEEGVMQAMDLLYRDHGFRTSFYVTVAKNASVEDILSIITPYEKIPANKIMNSIDNVEKNWGVSKSVSIDEVIATIRSKGQDPVMSGIVFLGNEDIGTNISNVENVDAPTKLEINGLAVFKGDKLTGWLTEDESLGFNYANGNMNSSIVTHPCEKSSGSLSIEILRSQASKDVKMENGRPVVTMTIETEGNIGDVDCNIDLTNPKTLEKINREVEGEIEKMVKQTIKSTQEKYDSDIFGFGSLINRKEHKYWKSVENNWEEEFKNVEVKVKAKAKIRRSGKINQPLDRKG; via the coding sequence ATGATGTGGAGGAAAAAATGTCAGCTGATATGTATGTTCATCGCTTGTGTGTTCTTATTAACCGGGTGCTGGAACAGCCGGGAGCTTGATGAATTAGCCATTGCTGTCTCACTTGGCATCGATAAAAATGATGATGGCGAGTATATGCTTTCCGTACAGGTTATTAATCCGTCAGAAATCGCCACCGATGCCCCAACAACACGACCGCCGGTGTCTACTTATACGACAACGGGAAAAACATTATTTGAGGCATTCCGTAGGATGACGACTAAATCTCCAAGGCAAATGTACCTCTCCCAGCTGAGACTGCTTATTTTCGGCGATAAAATTGCTGAAGAGGGAGTGATGCAAGCCATGGATTTATTATACCGGGATCATGGATTTCGGACCTCCTTCTACGTGACTGTAGCGAAAAACGCTTCCGTAGAAGACATATTAAGTATTATCACCCCCTATGAAAAGATACCGGCCAATAAAATTATGAACTCCATTGATAATGTTGAAAAAAACTGGGGTGTTTCAAAATCGGTTTCCATTGATGAAGTCATCGCAACGATCCGCAGCAAAGGACAAGATCCGGTGATGTCTGGGATCGTATTTTTAGGTAATGAAGACATCGGAACGAATATTTCAAACGTTGAAAACGTCGATGCACCTACGAAATTAGAGATTAACGGTCTTGCAGTCTTCAAAGGCGACAAATTAACCGGCTGGTTAACAGAAGATGAGAGCCTTGGCTTTAATTATGCAAATGGCAATATGAACAGTTCGATTGTCACCCATCCGTGTGAAAAATCGAGTGGCTCGTTAAGCATCGAAATCCTGAGAAGCCAGGCATCCAAAGACGTCAAAATGGAAAACGGACGTCCAGTCGTTACCATGACTATTGAAACCGAAGGAAACATTGGCGATGTCGATTGTAATATCGATCTAACCAATCCTAAGACTCTGGAGAAAATCAACCGTGAAGTCGAAGGAGAGATTGAAAAAATGGTCAAACAAACGATTAAATCAACACAGGAAAAATACGACAGCGATATTTTCGGCTTTGGCAGTCTGATTAACCGTAAGGAACATAAATATTGGAAATCGGTTGAAAATAATTGGGAGGAAGAATTTAAAAATGTTGAAGTGAAAGTAAAGGCAAAAGCAAAAATCAGACGTTCAGGGAAAATTAATCAGCCATTAGACCGGAAAGGATAA
- a CDS encoding YciI family protein: MKKFVVHLFNKQPSLMTDQLINDHVNHLKKLKKKGVLPFCGPCADGTALMIIEAASVEEANHYVEEDPFSKQDYYKDRKIVEITEATVENNFLME, encoded by the coding sequence ATGAAAAAATTTGTCGTCCATCTGTTTAATAAACAACCCTCACTTATGACAGATCAACTGATAAACGATCATGTAAACCATTTAAAAAAACTAAAGAAAAAAGGTGTTCTTCCCTTCTGCGGTCCTTGTGCAGATGGTACAGCTCTCATGATTATTGAGGCAGCCTCTGTCGAAGAAGCAAACCATTACGTAGAAGAAGACCCTTTTTCAAAACAGGATTATTATAAAGATAGAAAAATAGTAGAAATTACGGAAGCTACCGTAGAGAACAATTTCTTAATGGAGTAA
- a CDS encoding molybdopterin-dependent oxidoreductase, producing the protein MNDYKNERNGVFPSVCSLDCPDQCGLLIHKENGKITKVEGDPGHPVTQGSICNKVRHMTERLYDEERLTCPLKRIGKKGEARFQPVTWKEAISTITGRWKDLSKNYGAESILPHGFYGNMGRVNAEGMDRRFFNRLGASQLERTICSSAGAAGYTYTMGGGFGTDPEETIHSKLIIFWGINAVSTNMHQVALAQKARKNGATIVTIDVHKNKTGRFADWFIPVKPGTDAALALGLMHVLFRKNLQDDQFLHSFTKGHQELRDHVKDYPPERVSAITGVPIEDLYRLAELYGETSPAFIRIGNGIQHHDNGGMCVRTIACLPAITGQWKHKGGGAIKSNLGYMQLNESALQADHLRPDHEVRSINMNTLGKALLSAEPPIKSLFIYNSNPAVVTPDTNNVVKGLEREDLFTVVHDLFLTESARYADIVLPATSSFENMDLYTSYWHHYLHLQAPVIPGYGQSKSNAEVFRLLAEGMGYKEPALFEKDEDLIYSALNNPENPYFTEDLWTKLKEDHFAKREGSMPIGRLPTPSGKIELYSETMEKDGLPPLPTYVPNQTEEGYEYTFIPGPNHSFLNSTFSSQEKHQQLEKEPKLFIHNKDAAREGIESGDSVIVWNDRGMCELPADVGDHVLEGVLVCQGLWPKAPVNALTPDRIADMGGGAVFFSGKVNIKSKENGNSPKK; encoded by the coding sequence ATGAATGACTACAAAAATGAACGTAATGGAGTTTTCCCTTCCGTTTGTTCATTGGATTGTCCCGACCAGTGCGGTCTTCTCATCCATAAAGAAAATGGAAAAATCACAAAAGTAGAAGGAGACCCCGGCCACCCCGTAACCCAAGGGAGCATCTGCAATAAAGTCCGTCATATGACAGAACGATTATATGATGAAGAACGACTCACCTGCCCACTTAAGAGAATCGGCAAAAAAGGAGAAGCCCGCTTTCAGCCAGTAACGTGGAAGGAAGCCATTTCAACGATCACTGGTCGTTGGAAGGATCTCAGTAAGAATTACGGTGCTGAAAGCATTTTGCCGCACGGTTTTTACGGGAATATGGGCCGAGTGAATGCAGAAGGGATGGACCGTCGCTTTTTTAATCGCTTAGGGGCCAGTCAATTGGAGCGTACGATCTGCTCTTCAGCAGGAGCTGCAGGATACACCTATACGATGGGCGGCGGGTTTGGTACAGATCCTGAAGAAACGATCCACTCAAAGCTCATCATTTTTTGGGGGATAAACGCGGTTAGTACCAATATGCATCAAGTAGCTCTTGCTCAAAAAGCCAGAAAAAATGGAGCGACCATCGTGACCATCGATGTACATAAAAATAAGACCGGACGCTTTGCAGACTGGTTTATTCCCGTAAAACCGGGAACCGATGCTGCTCTTGCCTTAGGGCTTATGCACGTATTGTTCAGAAAGAATCTGCAGGATGATCAGTTTCTTCATTCCTTCACTAAAGGACACCAAGAGCTGAGGGACCACGTCAAAGATTACCCGCCGGAAAGAGTGTCTGCCATTACTGGAGTTCCTATTGAAGACCTTTACCGCTTAGCGGAGCTTTACGGAGAAACCTCTCCTGCTTTCATTCGAATTGGCAACGGCATTCAGCATCATGATAATGGAGGCATGTGTGTCAGGACCATCGCCTGCCTTCCTGCGATTACCGGTCAGTGGAAACATAAAGGCGGAGGTGCAATTAAATCAAATTTAGGTTACATGCAATTAAATGAATCCGCTCTTCAAGCAGATCATCTTCGGCCAGACCATGAGGTTCGCTCGATTAATATGAATACTTTGGGAAAAGCTTTGTTAAGTGCCGAACCGCCAATTAAATCGTTGTTTATTTATAATAGTAACCCGGCCGTAGTTACTCCAGATACGAATAATGTCGTGAAAGGACTAGAACGGGAGGATTTATTTACTGTTGTCCACGATCTATTTTTAACGGAAAGTGCGCGCTACGCTGATATTGTTCTACCCGCAACATCTTCTTTTGAAAATATGGATTTGTACACATCATACTGGCACCATTACCTTCATCTTCAAGCGCCTGTCATACCTGGTTATGGGCAAAGCAAATCAAATGCTGAGGTTTTTCGTCTGCTGGCAGAAGGTATGGGGTATAAAGAACCTGCTTTGTTTGAAAAGGATGAGGATTTAATCTATTCAGCGTTAAATAACCCGGAGAACCCTTATTTTACGGAGGATTTATGGACAAAGCTCAAAGAAGACCACTTTGCTAAGAGGGAAGGCTCGATGCCTATAGGCCGTTTACCGACACCCAGCGGAAAAATAGAGCTCTACTCTGAAACGATGGAAAAAGACGGACTTCCTCCTCTTCCCACTTATGTTCCAAACCAAACGGAAGAAGGCTATGAATATACCTTCATACCTGGTCCGAATCACAGCTTTCTGAATTCTACTTTCTCAAGTCAGGAAAAACACCAGCAGCTTGAAAAAGAGCCCAAGCTGTTCATTCATAACAAGGACGCAGCGCGGGAAGGCATTGAAAGTGGAGATTCGGTAATTGTCTGGAATGATCGTGGAATGTGTGAGCTCCCTGCAGATGTCGGTGATCATGTATTGGAAGGAGTTCTCGTATGCCAGGGATTATGGCCGAAAGCGCCGGTCAATGCGCTGACGCCCGATCGGATAGCAGATATGGGTGGAGGTGCCGTATTTTTTTCCGGAAAAGTAAACATAAAAAGCAAAGAGAACGGGAATAGCCCAAAAAAGTGA
- a CDS encoding spore germination protein has product MNRVAGKEKQSKQPLKLKVSEPVPIYPRIEKNLVYLKHILGNSSDLVLRTFALGKTECAVLFIDGMVNKDTVHDFIMEALMLELPDKRPTIRHLYTTIKDTSLPIGELSEVNSMDNLLQKVLAGETILLVDHQTQALSASTKGWRDRGVQETTSESVIRGPKEAFTETLRTNTALLRRKIRSPHLRIDAKTVGEVTNTDVAIVYVEGIAEKQVVQEVHKRIDDIRIDGVLESGYLEEYIQDAQYSPFPTIYYSEKPDAIAGGLLEGRIAIITDGTPDVLLVPALFVNFMQSSEDYYQRADISTLIRLLRLFCFSIALFMPSLYIAFTTYHQEMIPAPLLVSLAAQQEGVPFPAFVEAIIMEVTFEILREAGVRLPKNVGSAVSIVGALVIGQAAVQAGLVSAAMVIVVALTAISSFVFPAYNMAISIRILRFGFMILAATFGLYGVILGLLAMVLHLCSLQSFGKAYMSPFAPFIPKDQKDVLIRFPHWGLLSRPSSMVQYNEKRTNSTSKEK; this is encoded by the coding sequence ATGAACAGAGTGGCAGGCAAAGAAAAACAATCGAAACAGCCGTTGAAGCTTAAAGTCAGTGAGCCCGTCCCTATATATCCCCGAATCGAAAAAAACCTTGTCTATTTAAAACATATCCTCGGAAACAGCTCAGACTTAGTGCTGCGCACCTTTGCTTTAGGAAAAACTGAATGTGCAGTTTTATTTATTGACGGGATGGTCAACAAAGATACCGTGCATGATTTCATTATGGAAGCTTTAATGCTTGAGCTTCCCGATAAACGTCCAACCATTCGGCACTTATACACGACCATCAAAGATACTTCGCTCCCCATTGGAGAACTGAGCGAAGTCAATTCGATGGATAACCTGCTGCAAAAAGTACTGGCAGGAGAAACGATCCTCCTCGTAGATCACCAGACTCAAGCCTTATCTGCAAGTACAAAAGGCTGGAGAGACCGCGGCGTTCAGGAGACAACATCAGAAAGCGTGATTCGCGGCCCTAAAGAAGCCTTTACAGAAACTTTAAGAACGAACACAGCGTTATTAAGAAGAAAAATCCGCAGTCCTCACTTGCGCATTGATGCTAAAACGGTCGGGGAAGTGACGAATACAGATGTCGCCATCGTGTATGTAGAAGGAATTGCAGAAAAACAAGTCGTCCAAGAAGTTCACAAGCGCATCGATGACATTCGAATAGATGGAGTACTGGAAAGCGGTTACCTGGAAGAATATATTCAAGACGCACAATACTCGCCTTTTCCTACGATTTATTATTCTGAAAAACCAGATGCCATTGCAGGGGGACTGTTAGAAGGACGCATCGCGATTATCACAGATGGGACACCAGACGTTCTGCTTGTGCCTGCTTTATTCGTCAATTTTATGCAATCCAGTGAAGATTATTACCAAAGAGCAGATATCAGTACACTCATTCGTTTATTACGGCTGTTCTGCTTTTCGATCGCTTTATTTATGCCGTCTTTATACATTGCTTTTACAACTTACCACCAGGAAATGATCCCGGCACCTTTATTAGTCAGCTTAGCAGCTCAGCAGGAGGGCGTTCCTTTTCCAGCTTTTGTGGAAGCGATCATTATGGAGGTTACCTTTGAAATCCTCAGGGAAGCCGGGGTCCGTCTACCAAAAAACGTAGGTTCTGCGGTTTCCATCGTCGGTGCCCTCGTAATCGGACAAGCAGCTGTACAAGCGGGACTTGTATCTGCCGCAATGGTTATCGTTGTAGCCTTAACCGCGATCAGCAGTTTTGTTTTTCCAGCTTATAATATGGCGATTTCCATCCGAATTCTTAGGTTTGGCTTTATGATTCTTGCCGCAACCTTTGGACTTTACGGTGTCATATTAGGACTGCTCGCTATGGTCTTACATTTATGCAGCCTGCAGTCGTTTGGAAAAGCGTACATGTCCCCTTTTGCTCCGTTTATACCGAAAGACCAAAAGGATGTGCTCATCCGCTTTCCACACTGGGGCTTACTTTCTCGTCCTAGCAGCATGGTTCAATACAATGAAAAACGGACGAATTCAACTTCTAAGGAGAAATAA